In Emys orbicularis isolate rEmyOrb1 chromosome 12, rEmyOrb1.hap1, whole genome shotgun sequence, one genomic interval encodes:
- the LOC135886289 gene encoding olfactory receptor 5V1-like: protein MAHDRYEAICNPLHYMRIMNKYICSQLVIGSWIVGFIYALINTLPLLNAHFCGPNKINHFSCEPPPVLDLSCTDTFTNKLLLHTSAMLVGLITFSFNLVSYIHIISTILRIRSAEGRRKAFSTCSSHLIVVVLFYSTGLFRYLRPNSASLEVLDRLFSIQYSILTPMLNPIIYSLKNGEVQAALGKTLGKFRFLK from the coding sequence ATGGCTCATGACCGATATGAGGCTATATGTAACCCACTGCATTATATGAGGATTATGAACAAATATATCTGCAGTCAGCTAGTGATTGGTTCATGGATTGTGGGGTTTATATATGCATTGATAAACACTCTTCCCTTATTAAATGCACATTTCTGTGGGCCCAACAAAATCAACCATTTCAGCTGTGAGCCTCCTCCAGTATTAGACCTATCCTGCACTGACACCTTCACCAATAAACTGTTGCTTCATACCTCTGCAATGTTGGTAGGACTCATCACCTTCTCTTTTAACCTAGTCTCCTACATTCACATCATCTCCACCATACTGAGGATACGCTCTGCGGAGGGCAGgcgtaaagccttctccacctgcagctcccacctgattgttgttgttttattctaCAGCACTGGGTTGTTCAGGTATCTGAGACCCAACTCAGCATCCTTGGAGGTTTTGGACAGACTGTTTTCCATCCAGTACAGCATCTTAACGcccatgttaaaccccatcatctacagcctgaaaaaCGGGGAAGTGCAGGCAG